The following coding sequences lie in one Kribbella sp. NBC_00709 genomic window:
- a CDS encoding BTAD domain-containing putative transcriptional regulator, which yields MRFGVLGPVTAWTDAGMPVVIQGLKVRALLADLLVHEGRPVPADRLIDDLWGTNVPGNPAGTLSAKVSQLRRAFEDAEPGSRSLVQSGTAGYSVSVSAANYDALRFGELVAAGSLDEALALWRGPAYADFADNAFAETAVARLTDVRLTALEQADLPVVDLAALVKEHPLREGLRAAHMKALYRAGRQSEALDSYAELRDLLLDELGLDPTPELVALHQSILTQDLPHARNNLPAALSELIGRSDALADVSASLASTRLVTLTGPGGVGKTRLALAAAAATADRFADGVVLVELAAVTPDALSVANSLTDAVQAALDLRDTGGSSAVDRLAAVMGSRLLVLDNCEQVIEVVAALTDRLLAAAPGLRVLATSREPLGLAGEVVWSVPPLEVPSPSLSAEAVSECSAVQLFATRAAGASRGFALTDETVADVAVLCRRLDGIPLALELAATRVRALGVHGLVARLDDRFRLLATGHRGAAPRQQTLHAMIDWSWELLAPEEQSVLRRLAVHADGCTAEAAAAVCGEDDVLDVLVRLVDRSLVVPVEGTRFRLLESVAAYCVDKLRATGELESAHQRHLSYYVSLAEAARPGLFSGEQSRWLKVLDDDSANFRTALDRAVVTGQLDLAERLVDALAWHWFLRGRHVEAMRSLEAVPGSARAGAWRAGYMYLLGHPDAPAERDRWVDAADAMGLWWIANAASDAGDLPACEAMLDRALKRFEADEDQWGVAAVLAARAKHAHVRADLPALYDSACESITIFRGLGDRWGVLQATGWFGAHAELVGEFDEAQRLHLEGLQAAEELGLWPEVASALGMLGWTSIRQARYESARTYGERALRLATEQGQRSTQALAELVLGFAARRTGALDEASQRLQALIDAARLQKESVLYLSIVLEELGFVRELQGRPEDALALHTEAFQVSVDFDSLRGMCWALEGIAACHPDKVLAAVLLGSAAATRASENYLMAATETEDLDRAVAAAAVLGEAEYEAAYARGVTLSPPEAFELLVRQ from the coding sequence ATGCGCTTCGGGGTGCTCGGACCGGTGACGGCGTGGACAGACGCGGGGATGCCTGTGGTCATCCAGGGTCTGAAGGTGCGCGCGCTGCTGGCCGACCTGCTCGTGCACGAGGGGCGTCCGGTGCCGGCGGACCGGCTCATCGACGACCTGTGGGGTACGAACGTGCCCGGCAACCCGGCCGGCACGCTGTCCGCCAAGGTGTCCCAGCTGCGCCGGGCCTTCGAGGACGCCGAGCCCGGCAGCCGTTCGCTGGTGCAGTCCGGTACGGCCGGCTATTCGGTGTCCGTCTCCGCCGCCAACTACGACGCGCTGCGTTTCGGTGAGCTGGTGGCTGCCGGCTCGCTCGACGAGGCGCTGGCGTTGTGGCGCGGCCCGGCGTACGCCGACTTTGCGGACAACGCGTTTGCCGAGACAGCCGTGGCCCGGCTCACGGATGTCCGGCTCACTGCTCTCGAACAGGCGGACCTGCCCGTTGTCGATCTCGCGGCGCTGGTGAAGGAGCATCCGCTGCGCGAAGGCCTCCGAGCCGCGCACATGAAGGCGCTCTACCGTGCTGGTCGTCAGAGCGAGGCCCTGGACAGCTACGCGGAGCTGCGCGACCTGCTGCTGGATGAGCTCGGTCTGGACCCCACCCCCGAGCTGGTCGCCCTGCACCAGTCGATCCTCACGCAGGACCTGCCGCACGCCCGCAACAACCTACCTGCCGCGTTGAGCGAGCTGATCGGTCGCAGCGATGCTCTGGCGGACGTCAGTGCCAGTCTGGCCAGCACGCGCCTGGTCACCCTGACGGGGCCGGGGGGAGTGGGCAAGACCCGGCTGGCACTCGCCGCGGCCGCAGCCACGGCAGACCGGTTCGCCGACGGCGTTGTGCTGGTCGAGCTGGCTGCTGTCACTCCTGACGCGTTGTCGGTCGCCAACTCGCTCACTGACGCGGTGCAGGCCGCGCTGGACCTCCGGGACACCGGCGGCTCGTCTGCGGTCGACAGACTGGCTGCGGTGATGGGGTCCCGGCTGCTGGTCCTGGACAACTGCGAGCAGGTGATCGAGGTCGTTGCAGCGTTGACAGACCGGTTGCTGGCCGCCGCGCCGGGTCTTCGCGTGCTCGCAACGAGCCGTGAGCCACTCGGCCTGGCTGGTGAGGTTGTGTGGAGCGTGCCGCCGCTGGAGGTGCCGTCGCCCTCCCTCAGTGCGGAGGCCGTGAGCGAGTGCAGTGCCGTGCAGCTGTTCGCGACGCGTGCCGCTGGAGCATCTCGTGGCTTCGCACTGACCGATGAGACCGTGGCTGACGTTGCCGTGCTCTGCCGGCGGCTGGACGGGATCCCATTGGCGCTGGAGCTTGCTGCGACGCGAGTGCGTGCGTTGGGGGTGCATGGGCTCGTTGCGCGGCTGGACGACCGGTTCCGATTGCTGGCGACGGGTCATCGGGGCGCTGCGCCGCGACAGCAGACTCTGCACGCGATGATCGACTGGAGCTGGGAGCTGCTCGCGCCAGAGGAGCAGTCCGTGCTGCGGCGCCTCGCAGTACACGCAGATGGCTGTACTGCGGAGGCTGCGGCAGCTGTGTGCGGTGAGGACGACGTACTGGATGTCCTGGTGCGGTTGGTCGACCGGTCGCTCGTCGTACCGGTGGAGGGGACTCGCTTCCGGTTGCTCGAGTCGGTGGCGGCGTACTGCGTCGACAAGCTGCGAGCCACCGGTGAGCTCGAGTCTGCGCATCAGCGGCATCTGTCGTACTACGTGTCGCTGGCTGAGGCCGCGCGGCCAGGACTGTTCAGTGGTGAGCAGAGTCGATGGCTGAAGGTGCTGGACGACGACTCCGCGAACTTCCGGACCGCACTGGATCGAGCTGTAGTCACTGGGCAGCTGGACCTCGCCGAACGCCTCGTCGACGCCCTGGCGTGGCACTGGTTCTTGCGCGGGCGTCATGTCGAGGCCATGCGGTCTCTGGAGGCTGTGCCGGGCTCTGCGCGGGCCGGGGCGTGGCGGGCCGGGTACATGTACCTGCTCGGTCACCCTGACGCTCCGGCGGAGCGGGACCGGTGGGTGGACGCTGCAGATGCGATGGGACTTTGGTGGATCGCCAACGCTGCGAGTGACGCAGGAGACCTTCCGGCGTGCGAGGCGATGCTGGACCGGGCGCTGAAGAGGTTCGAGGCCGACGAGGACCAGTGGGGCGTCGCGGCGGTGCTGGCTGCGCGGGCGAAGCATGCGCACGTGCGGGCGGACCTGCCGGCTCTCTACGACAGTGCGTGCGAGAGCATCACGATCTTCCGTGGGCTGGGGGATCGGTGGGGCGTGCTGCAGGCGACGGGCTGGTTCGGCGCCCACGCCGAGCTCGTCGGCGAGTTCGACGAGGCGCAGCGGCTTCATCTCGAAGGTCTACAGGCCGCGGAGGAGCTCGGGCTCTGGCCAGAGGTCGCCAGCGCGCTGGGCATGCTCGGCTGGACGTCGATCCGGCAGGCGCGCTACGAGTCGGCGCGGACGTACGGCGAGCGCGCCCTGCGGCTGGCCACCGAACAAGGACAGCGCTCGACACAGGCGCTGGCGGAGCTCGTGCTCGGTTTCGCGGCACGTCGTACCGGCGCTCTGGACGAGGCATCGCAGCGGTTGCAGGCGTTGATCGACGCCGCGCGCCTGCAGAAGGAGTCGGTCCTCTACCTGTCGATCGTGTTGGAGGAGCTTGGGTTCGTCAGGGAACTCCAGGGCCGGCCGGAGGACGCGCTGGCCCTGCACACGGAAGCGTTCCAGGTGTCGGTGGACTTCGACTCGCTGCGCGGGATGTGCTGGGCGCTGGAGGGGATTGCCGCCTGTCACCCGGACAAGGTCCTGGCGGCTGTGTTGCTGGGCTCCGCGGCCGCAACCCGGGCGTCGGAGAACTACCTGATGGCCGCTACCGAGACCGAGGACCTCGATCGAGCGGTCGCCGCCGCAGCTGTCCTGGGCGAGGCGGAGTACGAGGCGGCGTACGCGCGCGGCGTGACCCTGAGTCCGCCGGAGGCCTTCGAGCTGCTCGTCCGGCAGTAG
- a CDS encoding NADPH-dependent FMN reductase, whose product MRLAVIIGSTRRGRFGPIVADWLAQEAVKQFEVDLLDLKAADLPTTLPDTDDETPAQVAVLAPRLAAADAFAVVTPEINCSFPASLKTALDWYYEEWHAKPVAIVSYGRESGGCYATAQLRQVFSELQAVTIRNTVALPCYWEQFTADGGWPKPSAGYEAQAKLMLDQLTWWAEALRDARTRRPYKH is encoded by the coding sequence ATGCGACTGGCAGTGATCATCGGTAGCACCCGGCGTGGCCGGTTCGGACCGATCGTGGCGGACTGGCTGGCACAGGAGGCGGTCAAGCAGTTCGAGGTCGACCTCCTCGATCTCAAGGCGGCGGACCTGCCGACGACCTTGCCGGACACCGACGACGAGACGCCCGCACAGGTCGCCGTACTAGCTCCGAGGCTGGCAGCCGCGGATGCGTTCGCCGTCGTCACCCCGGAGATCAACTGCAGCTTCCCTGCGTCGCTGAAGACCGCACTGGACTGGTACTACGAGGAGTGGCACGCCAAGCCGGTCGCGATCGTCAGCTACGGCAGGGAGAGCGGCGGGTGCTACGCCACGGCTCAGCTGCGCCAGGTCTTCAGCGAGCTCCAGGCCGTCACGATTCGCAACACCGTCGCACTGCCCTGCTACTGGGAGCAGTTCACCGCCGACGGCGGCTGGCCCAAGCCTTCCGCCGGCTACGAGGCACAAGCAAAACTCATGCTCGACCAGCTCACCTGGTGGGCCGAAGCACTCCGGGACGCCCGCACGCGGCGCCCATACAAACACTGA
- a CDS encoding dihydrofolate reductase family protein produces MRKLIETTFITLNGVIEEPQRWSPPYWDDEHAAYSQGLMEGVDAQVLGRVTYEGFADAWMQRSGDPFTDHFNAMPKYVATRTLTDWKWNAQPLEGDAAEAVRRLKEEDGGNLIKYGTGSFSKTLLENKLVDEYHFWIFPVVADGANMFRGDSIDLTHLELLGTTTFKSGIVVHKLAPKA; encoded by the coding sequence ATGAGGAAGCTGATCGAAACCACGTTCATCACGCTGAACGGCGTCATCGAGGAGCCGCAGCGCTGGAGCCCGCCGTACTGGGACGACGAGCACGCGGCGTACTCGCAAGGCCTGATGGAGGGTGTCGACGCCCAGGTGCTCGGCCGGGTGACCTACGAGGGCTTCGCGGACGCGTGGATGCAGCGCAGCGGAGACCCGTTCACGGACCACTTCAACGCGATGCCGAAGTACGTCGCCACTCGCACGCTGACCGACTGGAAGTGGAACGCCCAGCCGCTCGAGGGCGACGCGGCCGAGGCCGTCCGCCGGCTCAAGGAGGAGGACGGCGGGAACCTGATCAAGTACGGCACCGGGTCGTTCTCGAAGACCCTGCTGGAGAACAAACTCGTCGACGAGTACCACTTCTGGATCTTCCCGGTAGTGGCCGACGGCGCGAACATGTTCCGCGGCGACAGCATCGATCTCACCCACCTCGAACTGCTCGGTACGACGACGTTCAAGTCCGGCATCGTCGTGCACAAGCTGGCGCCGAAGGCGTAA
- a CDS encoding FAD-binding oxidoreductase produces the protein MSTIEDLREGIRGQVVTPGDEGYDAARRVNNAMHDKRPKVIVRCANAGDVMTAIDYARTNDLELAVRGGGHSVPGFGTVDDGLVIDLGGMNNVRVDPVNRTARAGGGATWGDFNAATHAFGLATTGGIISTTGVGGLTLGGGIGYLARGLGLSCDNLISADVVTADGKFLIVSEKENDDLFWALRGGGGNFGVVTALEFRLAPVSTIYGGPMFFELSDAAAVLTGFRELIKDAPEQLGGFPAFQIAPPLPFIPENRHGEPFAAIVGCWAGDLDEGETQISKFREFAPVMAEHVGPMPYPALNGAFDALVPPGLQHYWKANFVTELTDEAIQAHLRHAPGLPAVNSTVHIYPINGACHRVTPDGTAFAYRDANFATVIAGMWPDPAQNEAGIEWVRSYYDDVAPHSEAGGYINFMADDDQGRIRENYRQNYDRLVEVKRKYDPGNVFHLNQNIMP, from the coding sequence ATGAGCACGATAGAGGATCTGCGGGAAGGCATCAGGGGACAGGTCGTCACGCCTGGTGACGAGGGGTACGACGCGGCTCGCCGCGTCAACAATGCGATGCACGACAAGCGGCCGAAGGTGATCGTCCGGTGTGCGAACGCCGGCGACGTGATGACGGCCATCGACTACGCCCGGACCAACGACCTGGAGCTCGCGGTCCGCGGTGGCGGGCACAGCGTGCCGGGGTTCGGCACGGTCGACGACGGTCTGGTCATCGACCTGGGCGGGATGAACAACGTCCGGGTCGACCCGGTGAACCGGACGGCGCGGGCCGGCGGCGGCGCGACCTGGGGCGACTTCAACGCCGCCACCCATGCCTTCGGGCTGGCCACCACCGGCGGCATCATCTCGACCACCGGCGTCGGCGGGCTGACGCTCGGCGGCGGGATCGGGTACCTGGCCCGCGGTCTCGGGTTGTCCTGCGACAACCTGATCTCGGCCGACGTGGTGACCGCGGACGGGAAGTTCCTGATCGTCAGCGAGAAGGAGAACGACGACCTGTTCTGGGCGCTGCGCGGCGGTGGCGGCAACTTCGGCGTGGTGACCGCGCTGGAGTTCCGGCTGGCGCCGGTGTCGACGATCTACGGCGGTCCGATGTTCTTCGAGCTGTCGGACGCGGCCGCCGTACTGACCGGGTTCCGGGAGCTGATCAAGGACGCGCCGGAGCAGCTCGGCGGGTTCCCGGCGTTCCAGATCGCGCCGCCGCTGCCGTTCATCCCGGAGAACCGGCACGGCGAACCGTTCGCCGCGATCGTCGGCTGCTGGGCCGGCGACCTCGACGAGGGCGAGACGCAGATCTCGAAGTTCCGCGAGTTCGCGCCGGTGATGGCCGAGCACGTCGGACCGATGCCGTACCCGGCGCTGAACGGTGCGTTCGACGCGCTGGTCCCGCCCGGGCTGCAGCACTACTGGAAGGCGAACTTCGTCACCGAGCTGACCGACGAGGCGATCCAGGCGCACCTGCGGCACGCGCCCGGTCTCCCGGCGGTGAACTCGACCGTGCACATCTATCCGATCAACGGCGCCTGCCACCGGGTCACGCCGGACGGGACCGCGTTCGCCTACCGGGACGCGAACTTCGCCACCGTGATCGCCGGCATGTGGCCGGACCCGGCGCAGAACGAGGCCGGGATCGAATGGGTTCGTTCGTACTACGACGACGTGGCGCCGCACTCCGAGGCCGGCGGGTACATCAACTTCATGGCCGACGACGACCAGGGCCGGATCCGGGAGAACTACCGGCAGAACTACGACCGGCTGGTCGAGGTCAAACGCAAGTACGACCCGGGCAACGTGTTCCATCTCAACCAGAACATCATGCCCTAG
- a CDS encoding dihydrofolate reductase family protein, with protein sequence MRKIMYYVHQSLDGFIEGPNGEFDWAELGPELGDYSMGLTQRSDLFLYGRTVWTMMSSYWPNAESMNPDEHAIQFAPVWRRTPKVVLSTTLESADWDTRIVRNAEAVRAIKDEPGKDILLTGSASVAAALTELGLLDEYHVIVHPVILGGGKPVYQPTDRRYLRLAETRTFDNRTVLLRHDLV encoded by the coding sequence ATGCGGAAGATCATGTACTACGTGCACCAGTCGCTCGACGGCTTCATCGAGGGCCCCAACGGCGAGTTCGACTGGGCGGAGCTCGGTCCGGAACTCGGCGACTACTCGATGGGCCTGACCCAGCGCTCCGACCTGTTCCTGTACGGGCGGACGGTCTGGACCATGATGTCGTCGTACTGGCCGAACGCCGAGTCGATGAACCCGGACGAGCACGCCATCCAGTTCGCCCCGGTGTGGCGCCGTACGCCCAAGGTGGTGCTGTCGACGACCCTCGAGAGCGCCGACTGGGACACCCGGATCGTCCGGAACGCGGAGGCCGTCCGGGCGATCAAGGACGAGCCGGGCAAGGACATCCTGCTCACCGGCAGCGCGAGTGTGGCCGCCGCGCTGACCGAGCTCGGCCTGCTGGACGAGTACCACGTGATCGTGCACCCGGTGATCCTCGGCGGCGGCAAGCCCGTCTACCAGCCCACCGACCGCCGCTACCTCCGCCTCGCGGAGACCCGCACCTTCGACAACCGGACCGTCCTGCTCCGCCACGACCTGGTGTGA
- a CDS encoding GntR family transcriptional regulator yields the protein MGTGSHLELGPSSLTDALYESIRKRIVNGEIPQGEKLTEVRLATEYNVARPTAKAALERLTALGLLRRTAHKTAVVPVLDQAEIRDLFFSRITIEKAAVSALAATGEVPADAARAQVAMEYAARDRLFENQVDADIAFHTALVAAVGSRRLSRMHELIIGEVHLSMGQYKAHRKADPSTVASEHAAVLEAIAAGDSTAAADHMAYHLEQAEGRLLSALPQE from the coding sequence CTCGCTGACCGATGCGCTCTACGAGTCGATCCGCAAGCGGATCGTGAACGGCGAGATCCCGCAGGGGGAGAAGCTCACCGAGGTGCGGCTGGCCACGGAGTACAACGTGGCCCGCCCGACCGCCAAGGCGGCGCTCGAGCGGCTCACGGCGCTCGGACTGCTGCGTCGTACGGCGCACAAGACCGCGGTCGTCCCGGTGCTCGACCAGGCCGAGATCCGGGACCTGTTCTTCAGCCGGATCACGATCGAGAAGGCCGCGGTGTCCGCGCTCGCCGCGACCGGCGAGGTGCCGGCCGACGCGGCGCGGGCCCAGGTCGCGATGGAGTACGCCGCGCGCGACCGCCTGTTCGAGAACCAGGTCGACGCGGACATCGCGTTCCACACGGCCCTGGTGGCGGCGGTCGGCAGCCGGCGGCTGTCCCGGATGCATGAGCTGATCATCGGCGAGGTGCACCTCTCGATGGGGCAGTACAAGGCCCATCGGAAGGCCGATCCGTCCACAGTCGCCTCCGAGCACGCCGCCGTACTGGAGGCGATCGCCGCCGGCGACTCGACCGCTGCCGCCGACCACATGGCGTACCACCTCGAGCAGGCCGAAGGCCGCCTGCTCAGCGCGCTGCCCCAGGAGTAG